In Chitinivorax sp. PXF-14, the following proteins share a genomic window:
- a CDS encoding esterase/lipase family protein yields MNKWLNALLVAGALIVPVAQAANDDPIVLVHGFGGWGRDEVFGYKHWGGTLDLQEYLKGQGYMTYTVAMGPTSSNWDRAVEAYYQIKGGCVDYGAAHAAKHGHARYGRCYSALDPQWDSTHRIHLISHSQGAQTSNLLIELLRNGSADERTATGNGTAELFMGGKDWVRSNTTIAGANNGTTFGRLTNFNEFAKTLLKGVAAFLGASGAEGLPYDFKLDQWGLKRQPGETQASYWNRVWSSPIWRSKDVALYDLSPEGAAALNQWVKTSPEVYYFSYTSGTTFRELFTGNQLPDLSTNLVLAPFAAGMGAYRNYGSAWLQNDGVVNTYSMKAPFGAPLVDYNGTAVKGKWNYLGFMQADHWDVIGSGDFLRNLTSNDYLRNFYLTQAKRLKAL; encoded by the coding sequence ATGAACAAATGGTTGAATGCATTACTGGTGGCGGGCGCGCTGATCGTGCCGGTGGCGCAGGCGGCAAATGATGATCCCATCGTGCTGGTGCACGGTTTTGGTGGCTGGGGCCGCGACGAGGTGTTCGGCTACAAGCACTGGGGCGGCACGCTCGACCTGCAGGAATACCTGAAGGGCCAGGGTTACATGACCTACACGGTGGCCATGGGCCCGACCAGCTCGAACTGGGATCGCGCCGTCGAGGCCTACTATCAGATCAAGGGCGGGTGCGTGGACTACGGTGCCGCCCATGCCGCCAAACATGGTCATGCCCGATATGGCCGTTGCTACTCGGCGCTCGACCCGCAGTGGGACAGCACCCACCGCATTCACCTGATCTCGCACAGCCAGGGCGCGCAGACCTCCAATCTGCTGATCGAGCTGCTGCGCAACGGCTCGGCCGACGAGCGCACGGCCACCGGCAACGGTACGGCAGAGCTGTTCATGGGTGGCAAGGACTGGGTCCGCTCGAACACCACGATAGCGGGCGCCAACAATGGCACGACCTTTGGCAGGCTGACCAACTTCAACGAGTTCGCCAAGACCTTGCTCAAGGGCGTGGCGGCCTTCCTTGGCGCATCCGGCGCGGAGGGCCTGCCCTACGACTTCAAGCTCGATCAGTGGGGCCTCAAGCGCCAGCCGGGCGAAACCCAGGCCAGTTACTGGAACCGCGTGTGGTCTTCGCCGATCTGGCGCAGCAAGGATGTCGCGCTGTACGACCTGAGCCCGGAGGGTGCTGCGGCGCTGAACCAGTGGGTGAAAACCTCGCCCGAGGTCTATTACTTCTCCTACACCAGCGGCACCACTTTCAGGGAGCTGTTCACCGGCAACCAGCTGCCGGACCTGAGCACCAACCTTGTGCTGGCGCCGTTCGCGGCTGGCATGGGCGCCTACCGCAACTATGGCAGCGCATGGCTGCAGAACGATGGCGTGGTCAACACCTACAGCATGAAAGCGCCATTCGGCGCGCCGCTGGTCGACTACAACGGTACGGCGGTGAAGGGTAAGTGGAACTACCTGGGCTTCATGCAGGCGGACCACTGGGACGTGATCGGCAGCGGTGACTTCCTGCGCAACCTGACGTCCAACGACTACCTGCGCAATTTCTACCTGACCCAGGCCAAGCGCCTCAAAGCGTTGTAA
- a CDS encoding glutathione S-transferase family protein, with product MSLTFYAGSGSPFSWRVWLALEHKRVAYSLSMLSFSEGDLQRPSFLALNPRGKVPTIVDGDFVLFESAAIVEYLDEAYPDTPLFPGDAKQRATVRRLVQEVDNYLDQAVESVLGELLWKQGLPDQVKVDAGCAAIRKELAYFERCLSQDFLAGPLSAADFALYSILALALRVEQKRHPDLGVSAAMGPRLKAWKARIEALPYFAATYPPHWREA from the coding sequence ATGTCGCTGACTTTCTACGCGGGCTCGGGCTCGCCCTTTTCCTGGCGCGTGTGGCTGGCGCTGGAGCACAAACGCGTGGCCTACAGCCTGAGCATGCTGAGCTTCTCGGAGGGCGACCTGCAACGACCAAGTTTTCTCGCGCTCAATCCGCGCGGCAAGGTGCCGACCATTGTCGACGGCGATTTCGTGCTGTTCGAATCGGCGGCCATCGTCGAATACCTCGACGAGGCCTACCCCGACACGCCGCTGTTCCCCGGCGACGCTAAGCAGCGCGCCACGGTGCGGCGGCTGGTGCAGGAGGTCGACAACTATCTCGACCAGGCCGTCGAGTCCGTGCTGGGCGAGCTGCTGTGGAAACAGGGGCTGCCCGACCAGGTCAAGGTGGATGCCGGCTGCGCGGCGATACGCAAGGAGCTCGCCTATTTCGAGCGCTGCCTGAGCCAGGACTTCCTCGCCGGCCCCTTGTCGGCGGCTGATTTCGCACTGTATTCGATCCTCGCGCTGGCGCTGCGCGTCGAGCAGAAGCGCCATCCCGACCTCGGCGTGAGCGCGGCCATGGGCCCACGGCTCAAGGCATGGAAGGCGCGCATCGAGGCGCTGCCGTATTTTGCCGCGACCTACCCGCCGCACTGGCGCGAGGCTTGA
- a CDS encoding Hpt domain-containing protein, with product MEDQDVDYELLPDAIDEVREHLPLLEHDLHQLVRLPGAVDLVASAFRHMHTIKGDFAYCRANRIAEFVHRLEDVLQCLRVRTFECSALVAEALLQSMDQVGEMMQALADRRSFDEGRRLALIELIEQLARAKAQPEADDAAREILTAAHDEWLGLADESAQMASPLPDSQARALVLGRQLAAALAERHPAWHDRVAYQLKLVLALNQRYRRACHPDALTLAVHWHDVGLLAAPERVLGGTPLPGSGDWLGYIGHPARAAEWLLTVAPDCEEAALIVRQHHQWANGKGFPPDPQRRPLHPGAQMLACADLVYERVSGLAGEDYRRGVLRAVFEVNGGLDTRFDAALINAFQAVARELG from the coding sequence ATGGAAGACCAAGACGTCGATTACGAACTGCTGCCGGACGCCATAGACGAGGTCAGGGAACACCTGCCGCTGCTCGAACACGACCTGCACCAGCTCGTGCGCCTGCCCGGTGCCGTCGACCTGGTGGCGAGCGCGTTCCGCCACATGCACACGATCAAGGGGGATTTCGCCTACTGCCGCGCCAACCGCATCGCCGAATTCGTGCATCGGCTGGAGGACGTGCTGCAATGCCTGCGCGTGCGCACCTTCGAGTGCTCGGCGCTGGTGGCGGAGGCGCTGCTGCAGAGCATGGACCAGGTCGGCGAGATGATGCAGGCACTCGCTGACCGGCGCAGCTTCGACGAAGGGCGGCGGCTCGCGCTGATCGAGTTGATCGAGCAGCTGGCGCGGGCCAAGGCCCAGCCCGAGGCCGACGATGCGGCACGCGAGATACTCACGGCCGCCCACGATGAATGGCTCGGGCTGGCCGACGAGTCGGCGCAGATGGCGTCACCGCTCCCCGACAGCCAGGCGCGCGCGTTGGTGCTCGGCCGACAGCTCGCCGCCGCCCTGGCCGAGCGCCACCCTGCCTGGCACGACCGCGTGGCCTATCAGCTCAAGCTGGTGCTGGCGTTGAACCAACGCTACCGGCGCGCCTGCCACCCCGATGCGCTGACGCTCGCTGTGCACTGGCACGACGTGGGCCTGCTGGCCGCGCCGGAGCGCGTGCTCGGCGGCACGCCGCTGCCCGGCTCCGGCGACTGGCTCGGCTACATCGGCCATCCCGCGCGGGCGGCCGAATGGCTGCTGACCGTGGCGCCAGACTGCGAAGAGGCGGCGCTGATCGTGCGTCAACACCACCAGTGGGCCAACGGCAAGGGCTTTCCGCCCGACCCGCAGCGCCGGCCCCTGCATCCCGGCGCGCAGATGCTCGCCTGCGCCGACCTGGTGTACGAGCGGGTCAGCGGGCTGGCCGGCGAGGATTATCGGCGGGGCGTGCTGCGCGCAGTGTTCGAGGTCAACGGCGGGCTCGATACGCGCTTCGATGCGGCCTTGATCAACGCCTTCCAGGCCGTCGCGCGCGAGCTTGGCTAG
- a CDS encoding TIGR03862 family flavoprotein has product MSGDSTPRPHAVVIGAGPAGLMAAEVLSQGGVAVEVYDAMPSVGRKFLMAGVGGMNITHAEPQAPFIGRYGERAPQLAPLLERFSAERLRAWIHALGIETFVGSSGRVFPTEMKAAPLLRAWLHRLRTAGVSIHVRHRWLGWADDGALRFAAGKGESTVHADVTVLALGGGSWRQLGSDGGWVPLLAARGVDIAPLMPANCGFDVGWSPFFCDKFAGAPLKNVALALPDLAGERRYRQGEFVVTATGIEGSLVYAFSAALRDRIAAEGSATIELDLLPAWDAARVLAEVAHPRGSRSLASHLQSRLGLTGVKVGLLRECVSKEDFAHPERLAAAIKALPVTLRATRPLDEAISSAGGVRFEALDAGLMLNALPGTFCAGEMLDWEAPTGGYLLTACFATGRAAGEGALTWLVRR; this is encoded by the coding sequence ATGAGCGGCGACTCCACTCCCCGTCCGCACGCCGTCGTCATCGGCGCCGGGCCGGCCGGCCTGATGGCGGCCGAGGTGCTGAGCCAGGGCGGGGTAGCGGTCGAGGTGTACGACGCCATGCCGTCTGTCGGGCGCAAGTTCCTGATGGCTGGTGTCGGCGGCATGAACATCACGCATGCCGAGCCGCAGGCGCCGTTCATCGGCCGCTATGGCGAGCGTGCGCCGCAACTGGCACCCTTGCTCGAGCGCTTTTCTGCCGAACGGCTGCGCGCGTGGATCCACGCGCTCGGCATCGAGACCTTCGTCGGCTCATCGGGCCGCGTGTTCCCGACCGAGATGAAGGCGGCGCCGCTGCTGCGCGCCTGGCTGCACCGGCTGCGGACGGCTGGCGTGAGTATCCATGTGCGGCACCGCTGGCTGGGCTGGGCCGACGACGGTGCGCTGCGTTTCGCCGCCGGCAAAGGCGAATCGACTGTCCATGCCGATGTGACGGTGCTCGCGCTCGGCGGCGGCAGCTGGCGGCAGTTGGGCTCCGACGGTGGCTGGGTGCCGCTGCTCGCGGCGCGCGGCGTCGACATCGCACCGCTCATGCCCGCCAACTGCGGCTTCGATGTGGGCTGGAGCCCCTTCTTTTGCGACAAGTTCGCCGGCGCGCCGCTCAAGAATGTTGCGCTTGCCTTACCCGACCTGGCCGGTGAGCGTCGCTACCGCCAGGGTGAATTCGTGGTGACCGCAACCGGTATCGAGGGCAGCCTGGTCTACGCCTTTTCCGCGGCACTGCGCGACCGCATCGCGGCCGAAGGCTCGGCCACGATCGAGCTCGACCTGCTGCCGGCCTGGGATGCCGCGCGCGTGCTGGCCGAAGTCGCTCATCCGCGAGGCTCGCGCTCGCTGGCGAGCCACTTGCAGAGCCGGCTCGGGCTGACTGGTGTGAAGGTCGGGCTGCTGCGCGAATGTGTGTCGAAAGAGGATTTTGCCCACCCCGAGCGCCTGGCGGCCGCGATCAAGGCGCTGCCCGTCACGCTGCGCGCCACCCGGCCGCTCGACGAGGCCATCAGCAGCGCCGGCGGTGTGCGCTTCGAGGCGCTCGATGCCGGGCTGATGCTCAACGCGCTGCCGGGCACATTCTGCGCCGGTGAAATGCTGGACTGGGAGGCGCCGACAGGTGGCTACTTGCTGACAGCCTGTTTCGCAACCGGCCGGGCGGCTGGCGAGGGCGCGCTGACCTGGCTCGTGCGGCGCTGA
- the cysD gene encoding sulfate adenylyltransferase subunit CysD, whose protein sequence is MTLISDTRLTHLKQLEAESIHIIREVAAEFENPVMLYSIGKDSAVMLHLALKAFYPGKPPFPLMHVDTTWKFQEMIKFRDEMAKKHDWKLIVHVNEEGVKAGINPFTAGSAKHTDVMKTEGLKQALNKYKFDAAFGGARRDEEKSRAKERVYSFRDKNHRWDPKNQRPELWNIYNSKIDKGESIRVFPLSNWTELDIWQYIYLENIDIVPLYFSAERPVIERDGTLIMIDDDRILQYLSAEEKARIQNKSVRFRTLGCYPLTGAVESTAATLPEIIQEMLLTKTSERQGRVIDHDSAGSMEKKKMEGYF, encoded by the coding sequence ATGACCCTGATCAGTGACACGAGGCTGACTCACCTCAAGCAATTGGAAGCAGAGTCGATTCATATCATTCGCGAAGTCGCGGCCGAATTCGAAAACCCAGTGATGCTGTATTCGATCGGCAAGGACTCGGCAGTCATGCTGCACCTCGCGCTCAAGGCCTTCTATCCGGGCAAGCCGCCGTTCCCGCTGATGCACGTGGACACCACCTGGAAGTTCCAGGAGATGATCAAGTTCCGTGACGAAATGGCGAAGAAGCACGACTGGAAGCTGATCGTGCATGTGAACGAAGAAGGCGTGAAGGCCGGCATCAACCCCTTCACCGCCGGCTCCGCCAAGCACACCGACGTGATGAAGACCGAGGGCCTGAAGCAGGCGCTCAACAAGTACAAGTTCGACGCGGCCTTCGGTGGCGCGCGCCGCGACGAGGAAAAGTCACGCGCCAAGGAGCGCGTCTACTCCTTCCGCGACAAGAACCACCGCTGGGACCCGAAAAACCAGCGCCCCGAGCTGTGGAACATCTACAACTCCAAGATCGACAAGGGCGAGAGCATCCGCGTCTTCCCGCTGTCGAACTGGACCGAGCTCGACATCTGGCAATACATCTACCTCGAGAACATCGACATCGTGCCACTGTATTTCTCGGCCGAGCGCCCGGTGATCGAGCGCGATGGCACGCTGATCATGATCGACGACGATCGCATCCTGCAGTACCTGAGCGCGGAAGAAAAAGCCCGCATCCAGAACAAATCGGTGCGCTTCCGCACGCTGGGCTGTTACCCGCTCACCGGCGCCGTCGAATCGACCGCCGCGACGCTGCCCGAGATCATCCAGGAAATGCTGCTGACCAAGACCTCCGAACGCCAGGGCCGCGTGATCGACCACGACTCGGCCGGCTCGATGGAGAAAAAGAAGATGGAAGGCTATTTCTAG
- a CDS encoding SulP family inorganic anion transporter, with product MILPSWLRHYRRADWPHDLVASATLVIFLVPQGLAYALLAGLPAQAGLYASIVPVLFYALLGTSATLSVGPAALPSLMTTAALASVAAPSAAGYAALAAAIALVSGVLRLAFGWLRFGFLANFLSQSVVGGFVSGSALLILLAQLPHLLGVESHAATAMGIVQGLWRHADAFNLTALWLSLAALALLYACKLGLKPLLVRAGLSPQVADLVAKASPMAVVALAGGVVAWFGLPVKQVGTLAPGLPPLRWPDADWSALASIWPAVLAISVVGFIDSYSIAQTLALRRRESVDANRELLALGLANTAAGLTAGFPVSASFGRSAANELAGARTQLAGILAALWMALILLLATWLFATLPLAVLACTIVIAVLQLIDLSILKLAWRYDRREALVYAGTGLGVLAFGVVDALLLGVGLSLLLFIWRTSQPHLAELGRVPGSEHYRNILRHRAETTPQILAVRVDESLYFANIGIVRAQLAAMLNGQPQARHLLLVLSAVNTIDISALQGLRELNRGLREQGVTLNLAEVKGPVMDQLKQSGFLAELAGHAFLSTHVAMTALGSAHPHDYAI from the coding sequence ATGATCCTGCCAAGCTGGTTACGCCATTACCGCCGCGCCGACTGGCCTCACGACCTGGTCGCGAGCGCCACGCTGGTCATTTTCCTGGTGCCGCAGGGGCTCGCTTACGCGCTGCTGGCCGGCCTGCCGGCCCAGGCGGGGCTCTACGCGAGCATCGTGCCGGTGCTGTTCTATGCCTTGCTCGGCACCAGCGCGACGCTCTCGGTCGGGCCCGCAGCCTTGCCCTCGCTGATGACCACGGCCGCGCTGGCCAGCGTCGCCGCGCCCAGTGCGGCCGGCTATGCCGCGCTCGCGGCGGCGATCGCGCTGGTCTCCGGCGTGCTGCGGCTGGCGTTCGGCTGGCTGCGCTTCGGCTTTCTCGCCAACTTCCTGTCGCAATCGGTGGTCGGCGGTTTTGTCAGCGGCTCGGCACTGCTCATCCTGCTGGCGCAGCTGCCGCATCTGCTCGGCGTGGAAAGCCACGCCGCTACCGCCATGGGCATCGTGCAAGGGCTGTGGCGCCATGCCGACGCATTCAACCTGACCGCACTGTGGCTGTCCTTGGCCGCGCTGGCCCTGCTGTATGCCTGCAAGCTCGGGCTCAAGCCGCTGCTGGTACGCGCCGGCCTGTCGCCACAGGTGGCCGATCTGGTCGCCAAGGCGTCGCCGATGGCCGTGGTGGCGCTCGCCGGCGGCGTGGTGGCCTGGTTCGGCCTGCCGGTCAAACAGGTCGGCACGCTGGCGCCGGGGCTGCCGCCGCTGCGCTGGCCGGATGCCGACTGGTCGGCGCTGGCCTCGATCTGGCCTGCCGTGCTGGCGATCAGCGTGGTCGGCTTCATCGATAGCTACTCGATCGCACAGACACTGGCGCTGCGCCGCCGCGAGTCGGTCGATGCCAACCGCGAGCTGCTCGCGCTCGGCCTAGCCAACACCGCAGCCGGGCTGACCGCCGGCTTTCCGGTATCGGCCAGCTTCGGCCGCTCGGCCGCCAACGAGCTGGCCGGCGCCAGAACCCAGCTGGCGGGCATCCTGGCGGCGCTGTGGATGGCGCTGATCCTGCTGCTGGCGACATGGCTGTTCGCCACGCTGCCGCTGGCGGTGCTGGCCTGTACCATCGTGATCGCCGTGCTGCAGCTCATCGACCTGTCCATCCTCAAGCTGGCCTGGCGCTACGATCGGCGCGAGGCGCTGGTGTATGCCGGCACCGGGCTCGGGGTACTGGCCTTCGGCGTCGTCGATGCCCTGCTGCTCGGCGTCGGCCTGTCCTTGCTGCTGTTCATCTGGCGCACCAGCCAGCCGCACCTGGCCGAGCTCGGGCGCGTGCCGGGCAGCGAGCACTACCGCAACATCCTGCGCCATCGCGCGGAGACGACGCCGCAGATCCTGGCGGTGCGCGTGGACGAGAGCCTGTATTTCGCCAATATCGGCATCGTGCGCGCGCAGCTCGCCGCCATGCTCAACGGCCAGCCGCAGGCACGCCATCTGCTGCTGGTGCTGTCGGCGGTCAACACCATCGATATCTCCGCGCTGCAAGGGCTGAGGGAGCTCAACCGGGGCCTGCGCGAGCAAGGCGTGACGCTGAATCTGGCCGAGGTCAAGGGCCCGGTGATGGATCAGCTCAAGCAGAGCGGCTTTCTCGCCGAGCTGGCCGGGCATGCCTTTCTCTCCACCCATGTGGCGATGACCGCGCTCGGCAGTGCGCATCCGCACGATTACGCGATCTGA
- the cysN gene encoding sulfate adenylyltransferase subunit CysN, producing MAHQSDLIANDILAYLKQHENKDLLRFITCGNVDDGKSTLIGRMLHDSKLIFEDQLAAIQRDSQKYNTTDEEIDLALLVDGLQAEREQGITIDVAYRYFSTDRRKFIIADCPGHEQYTRNMATGASTSNLAIILIDARRGVQTQTRRHSYIVSLLGIKHVIVAINKMDLVDFSEDIYNAIRAEYLQFAEQLAIPDIHFVPISALRGDNVVNASTQAPWYQGPTLMSLLETVEVDQDVHLNAFRLPVQYVNRPNLDFRGFCGTVAAGEIHPGDTVVALPSGKSSKVRAVVTADGELPRAFVGQAVTLTLEDEIDVSRGDMIVKANETQPNVSNAFDAHIVWMNETPLQVGKEYAFKLAGKQVFGRIERILHRVDVNSLAESDAEQLALNEIGLCRINVNAPVVFDSYRESRGTGSLIVIDRLSNATAGAGMISAAATATAASADLDELARLRAFEVELNALVRRYFPHWEAKDIAKRL from the coding sequence ATGGCACACCAATCCGACCTGATCGCCAACGACATCCTGGCGTACCTGAAGCAGCACGAGAACAAGGATCTGCTGCGCTTCATCACCTGCGGCAACGTGGACGACGGCAAGTCGACACTGATCGGCCGCATGCTGCACGACTCGAAGCTGATCTTCGAAGACCAGCTCGCCGCGATCCAGCGCGACTCGCAGAAGTACAACACCACCGACGAAGAAATCGACCTGGCCTTGCTGGTGGACGGCCTGCAGGCCGAGCGCGAGCAGGGCATCACGATCGACGTGGCCTACCGCTACTTCTCGACCGACCGCCGCAAGTTCATCATCGCCGACTGCCCGGGCCACGAGCAGTACACGCGCAATATGGCGACCGGCGCCTCGACCAGCAACCTCGCCATCATCCTGATCGACGCGCGCCGTGGCGTGCAGACGCAGACGCGCCGCCACAGCTACATCGTCAGCCTGCTCGGCATCAAGCACGTGATCGTCGCGATCAACAAGATGGATCTGGTCGACTTCAGCGAAGACATCTACAACGCCATCCGCGCCGAGTACCTGCAGTTCGCCGAGCAGCTCGCCATCCCCGACATCCATTTCGTGCCGATCTCGGCGCTGCGCGGCGATAACGTCGTCAATGCGTCGACGCAGGCGCCGTGGTATCAGGGCCCGACGCTGATGTCGCTGCTCGAAACGGTCGAAGTCGACCAGGACGTGCACCTGAACGCCTTCCGCCTGCCGGTGCAGTACGTCAACCGCCCGAACCTCGATTTCCGCGGCTTCTGCGGCACCGTCGCCGCCGGTGAAATCCACCCGGGCGATACCGTGGTGGCGCTGCCCTCGGGCAAGTCGAGCAAGGTCCGCGCCGTGGTCACCGCCGATGGCGAGCTGCCGCGCGCCTTTGTCGGCCAGGCCGTGACGCTGACGCTCGAAGACGAAATCGACGTGTCGCGCGGCGACATGATCGTCAAGGCCAACGAGACGCAGCCCAATGTGTCGAATGCCTTCGACGCTCATATCGTGTGGATGAACGAAACCCCGCTGCAGGTCGGCAAGGAATACGCCTTCAAGCTCGCCGGCAAGCAGGTATTCGGGCGTATCGAGCGCATCCTGCATCGCGTCGACGTCAACTCGCTGGCCGAGTCCGATGCCGAACAGCTCGCGCTCAACGAGATCGGCCTGTGCCGCATCAACGTCAACGCGCCGGTGGTGTTCGACTCCTACCGCGAGAGCCGTGGCACCGGCAGCCTCATCGTGATCGACCGCCTTTCCAATGCCACGGCGGGTGCCGGCATGATCAGCGCCGCCGCGACAGCCACCGCCGCATCGGCCGACCTCGATGAGCTCGCCCGCCTGCGCGCGTTCGAAGTCGAGCTCAATGCCCTGGTACGCAGGTACTTCCCGCACTGGGAGGCAAAGGATATCGCCAAACGGCTGTAA
- a CDS encoding glycine zipper 2TM domain-containing protein has product MNKSAMIGALVGAGVVLAGGSVAGYAVMKQAEPKFADVLAVSPVKETVKTPTEQCRNVNVTHRKPVKDENRIAGTVLGGVLGGVLGHQVGNGRGNDVATVVGAAAGGYAGNQVQKNMQHNDTYSTSEKRCKTVDESSEKVVGYNVKYKLDGQIDTIHMDHDPGSRIPVKDGQLVLSKNEAEVVQK; this is encoded by the coding sequence ATGAACAAGTCAGCCATGATTGGCGCCCTGGTGGGCGCAGGCGTGGTCCTCGCGGGCGGCTCGGTCGCCGGCTACGCGGTGATGAAGCAGGCCGAACCCAAGTTTGCCGATGTCCTGGCCGTTTCCCCGGTCAAGGAAACCGTCAAGACACCGACCGAACAGTGCCGCAACGTCAACGTGACGCACAGGAAGCCGGTCAAGGATGAGAACCGCATCGCCGGCACCGTGCTCGGCGGCGTGCTCGGTGGCGTGCTCGGCCACCAGGTCGGCAACGGCCGCGGCAATGATGTCGCTACCGTCGTCGGTGCGGCGGCAGGCGGCTACGCCGGCAACCAGGTGCAAAAGAACATGCAGCACAACGACACCTACTCGACCAGCGAGAAGCGCTGCAAGACCGTCGATGAAAGCAGCGAGAAGGTCGTCGGCTACAACGTGAAGTACAAGCTCGACGGGCAGATCGACACCATCCACATGGATCACGACCCGGGCAGCCGCATTCCGGTCAAGGATGGCCAGCTGGTACTCAGCAAGAACGAGGCCGAGGTCGTCCAGAAGTAA
- a CDS encoding DUF924 family protein — protein MTDAQAVLDFWFGPAAEPGYGQARPQWFRKDAAFDAEIRRRFGELHRQAVAGELDGWEAGPTTLLALIVVLDQFSRNLFRDDARAFAADAAARAAAEKMLERGWDSALLPVQRAFVYLPFEHAEDLAAQARSVALFRQLAAEPGDDGYLDFALRHQAVIERFGRFPHRNHALGRQSSATELAFLAEPGSSF, from the coding sequence ATGACCGATGCACAGGCAGTACTCGATTTCTGGTTCGGCCCGGCCGCTGAGCCCGGCTACGGCCAGGCCCGGCCACAGTGGTTCCGCAAGGATGCGGCGTTCGACGCGGAGATCCGCCGCCGCTTCGGCGAGCTGCATCGCCAGGCCGTGGCGGGCGAGCTCGACGGCTGGGAGGCCGGGCCGACAACGCTGTTGGCGCTGATCGTCGTGCTCGACCAGTTCTCGCGCAACCTGTTCCGCGACGATGCGCGGGCCTTCGCCGCCGATGCGGCCGCGCGAGCCGCCGCCGAAAAGATGCTGGAACGGGGCTGGGACAGCGCACTGCTGCCGGTGCAGCGCGCTTTCGTCTACCTGCCTTTCGAGCATGCCGAAGACCTGGCCGCCCAGGCGCGCTCGGTGGCGCTGTTCAGGCAACTGGCGGCCGAGCCGGGCGACGACGGCTACCTCGATTTCGCGCTGCGGCACCAGGCCGTGATCGAGCGTTTTGGCCGCTTCCCGCATCGCAACCACGCCCTGGGCCGGCAATCGAGTGCTACGGAGCTGGCCTTCCTGGCCGAGCCCGGCTCGTCGTTCTGA